A single Pirellulaceae bacterium DNA region contains:
- a CDS encoding amidoligase family protein yields MNANEIAFGIEFETTLPGTDNTPIGPYHNGYQVPWLPTGWKAERDGSIRPENASRKGCEFVSPILKGVEGVKQIENAIDQINARGGRVNSSCGLHITVSWNGDAAALARLISLVGNHERAIYASTGTRKREQMMYAKRIKQYGNKDNAKSRCESDRYHLLNLTHLTRGKNRIEFRAFGGTLNKTKVVGYLMMVLGLVELALNTKRCSEWDYIKKEGTKSCWDRPGAGQGETEINRLFYRLGWTKGWYKGALRDKVYGEIASETKPEWKKIKTKLLELARKYDRAA; encoded by the coding sequence ATGAACGCAAACGAAATCGCCTTCGGAATCGAATTCGAAACCACCCTCCCCGGCACCGACAACACACCGATCGGACCCTACCACAACGGATACCAAGTACCCTGGCTGCCAACTGGATGGAAAGCAGAACGCGACGGCAGCATCCGACCCGAGAACGCCAGCCGCAAAGGATGCGAGTTTGTAAGCCCAATACTCAAAGGGGTTGAAGGCGTAAAGCAGATCGAGAACGCGATCGACCAGATCAACGCTCGCGGAGGCCGAGTAAATTCCAGCTGCGGCCTGCACATAACGGTTAGCTGGAACGGAGACGCAGCCGCCTTGGCAAGATTGATTTCCTTGGTCGGCAACCATGAACGAGCGATCTACGCCTCGACCGGAACCCGAAAACGCGAACAGATGATGTACGCCAAGCGGATCAAACAATACGGCAACAAAGACAACGCCAAGAGCCGATGCGAATCGGATCGCTACCACCTGCTGAACTTGACCCACCTGACCCGCGGCAAGAACCGAATCGAATTCCGGGCCTTCGGCGGAACGCTCAATAAGACCAAGGTGGTCGGATACCTGATGATGGTTTTGGGCTTGGTCGAACTCGCCCTCAATACCAAACGCTGCAGCGAATGGGACTACATCAAGAAGGAAGGCACCAAGAGCTGCTGGGATCGCCCCGGAGCCGGCCAGGGTGAAACCGAAATCAACCGATTGTTCTACCGACTCGGATGGACCAAAGGTTGGTACAAGGGAGCCCTCCGCGACAAGGTCTACGGAGAGATCGCCAGCGAAACCAAACCGGAATGGAAAAAGATCAAAACCAAACTCCTCGAGCTCGCCCGCAAATACGACCGCGCGGCCTAA